In one window of Larus michahellis chromosome 10, bLarMic1.1, whole genome shotgun sequence DNA:
- the LOC141749411 gene encoding semaphorin-3F-like isoform X2 — MPVVGVLLWATLLTLGWRAAHAKDHGVATPRVQLSFKELKATGTAHFFNFLLNSSDYRILLKDEDHDRMYVGSKDYVLSLDLHDINREPLIIHWPASQQRIEECILSGKNSNGECGNFIRLIQPWNRTHLYVCGTGAYNPICAFVNRGRKAQGFPPSQPGGRESRSTDSPLSPRPAQSKDYIFYLEPDKLESGKGKCSYDPKVDTVSVLINEELYAGVYIDFMGTDAAIFRTMGKQTAMRTDQYNSRWLNDPAFVRAQLIPDSSERNDDKLYFFFREKSADAPLSPGIYSRIGRICLNDDGGHCCLVNKWSTFLKARLVCSVPGPDGIETHFDELQDVFIQQTQDTKNPVIYAVFSASGSVFKGSAVCVYSMADIRMVFNGPFAHKEGPNYQWMPYTGKMPYPRPGTCPGGTFTPSMKSTKDYPDEVINFMRAHPLMYHAVYPTHRQPLVVRTNVNYRFTTVAVDQVDAADGRYEVLFLGTDRGTVQKVIVLPRDDMETEELMLEEIEVFKVPAPIKTMTISSKRQQLYVSSAVGVTHLALHRCDVYGEACADCCLARDPYCAWDGSACTRYSASSKRRSRRQDVRHGNPIRQCRGYNSNANKNTVEAVQYGVEGSTAFLECQPRSPQASIKWLLQKDNSDRRKELRVEGRVLRTEQGLLLRALQLADSGLYSCTATENNFKHTVTKVQLRVLSGRAVHAMLVQAETPPGLPGAPTPRYQDLLQLLTQPEMGLLDQYCQGYWRHMAASPPQPLAGLKAKEQQDQKKPRNRRNHQPETYGPT, encoded by the exons ATGCCCGTGGTGGGTGTCCTCCTGTGGGCCACCCTGCTGACTCTGGGCTGGCGGGCCGCCCACGCCAAGGACCACGGCGTCGCCACCCCCAGGGTGCAGCTCTCCTTCAAAG AGCTGAAGGCGACGGGCACGGCGCACTTCTTCAACTTCCTCCTCAACTCCAGCGACTACCGCATCCTGCTGAAAGACGAGGACCACGACCGCATGTACGTGGGCAGCAAGGACTACGTCCTCTCGCTAGACCTCCACGACATCAACCGCGAGCCCCTCATT ATCCATTGGCCCGCGTCCCAGCAGAGGATTGAGGAGTGCATCCTGTCGGGCAAGAACAGCAAC ggGGAGTGTGGCAACTTCATCCGCCTGATCCAGCCCTGGAACCGGACCCACCTGTACGTGTGCGGCACTGGTGCCTACAACCCCATCTGCGCCTTCGTCAACCGCGGGCGCAAAGCCCAG gggTTTCCGCCGAGCCAGCCGGGAGGCCGGGAAAGCAGATCCACCGACAGCCCCCTCAGCCCAAGACCAGCACAAAGCAAG GATTATATCTTCTACCTGGAGCCGGACAAGCTGGAGTCGGGCAAGGGGAAGTGCTCCTACGACCCCAAAGTAGACACCGTCTCTGTGTTAATAA ATGAAGAGCTCTACGCTGGCGTCTACATTGACTTCATGGGCACGGACGCAGCCATCTTCCGCACCATGGGCAAGCAGACAGCCATGAGGACAGACCAGTACAATTCACGCTGGCTCAATG ACCCGGCCTTCGTCCGTGCCCAGCTCATCCCCGACAGCAGCGAGAGGAACGACGACAAGCTCTACTTCTTCTTCCGAGAGAAGTCGGCTGATGCCCCGCTGAGCCCCGGCATCTATTCCCGCATTGGGCGCATCTGTCTG AACGACGACGGGGGCCACTGCTGCCTCGTGAACAAGTGGAGCACCTTCCTGAAGGCCCGGCTCGTTTGTTCTGTGCCGGGACCCGACGGGATCGAAACACACTTTGACGAGCTCC AGGACGTCTTCATCCAGCAGACTCAGGACACCAAGAACCCTGTTATCTACGCTGTGTTCTCCGCTTCGGG GTCGGTCTTCAAAGGCTCTGCTGTCTGTGTCTACTCCATGGCCGACATCCGCATGGTCTTCAACGGGCCCTTCGCGCACAAAGAGGGACCCAACTACCAGTGGATGCCCTACACGGGCAAGATGCCCTACCCCCGGCCGGGCACC TGCCCTGGGGGGACCTTCACCCCATCCATGAAGTCAACCAAGGACTACCCTGACGAAGTGATCAACTTCATGCGCGCACACCCGCTGATGTACCATGCCGTCTACCCCACCCACCGCCAGCCACTGGTGGTCCGCACCAACGTCAACTACCGCTTCACCACCGTGGCCGTCGACCAGGTGGATGCGGCAGACGGGCGCTATGAGGTGCTTTTCCTGGGCACAG ATCGGGGAACCGTGCAGAAGGTGATCGTGCTCCCCCGGGATGACATGGAGACGGAGGAGCTCATGCTGGAGGAGATTGAGGTGTTCAAG GTGCCGGCACCCATCAAGACGATGACCATCTCCTCCAAGAGG CAACAGTTGTACGTGTCCTCGGCCGTAGGGGTGACCCACCTGGCCCTGCACCGCTGCGACGTGTATGGGGAAGCCTGTGCCGACTGCTGCCTGGCCCGCGACCCCTACTGCGCCTGGGACGGCAGCGCCTGCACCCGCTACTCTGCCTCCTCCAAGAG gAGGAGCCGACGGCAGGACGTCCGGCACGGCAACCCCATTCGCCAGTGCCGAGGCTACAACTCCAACG CTAACAAGAACACGGTGGAGGCCGTGCAGTACGGGGTGGAGGGCAGCACCGCCTTCCTGGagtgccagccccgctccccccaggcCAGCATCAAGTGGCTGCTGCAGAAGGACAACAGCGACCGGCGGAAAGAG ctgcGAGTGGAGGGCCGGGTGCTGCGGACGGAGCAGGGCTTGCTGCTGCGCGCCCTCCAGCTCGCTGACAGTGGCCTCTACTCCTGCACCGCCACCGAGAACAACTTCAAGCACACGGTGACCAAGGTGCAGCTCCGCGTCCTCAGCGGCCGTGCCGTCCACGCCATGCTGGTCCAGGCCGAGACTCCCCCCGGCCTGCCAGGCGCCCCCACTCCCCGCTACCaggacctgctgcagctcctcacccAGCCTGAAATGGGACTGCTGGACCAGTACTGCCAGGGCTACTGGCGGCACATGGCTGCTAGCCCCCCCCAGCCGCTGGCTGGCCTCAAAGCCAAGGAGCAGCAGGACCAGAAGAAGCCTCGGAACCGCCGGAATCACCAGCCAGAGACCTACGGGCCTACATGA
- the LOC141749411 gene encoding semaphorin-3F-like isoform X1, which translates to MPVVGVLLWATLLTLGWRAAHAKDHGVATPRVQLSFKELKATGTAHFFNFLLNSSDYRILLKDEDHDRMYVGSKDYVLSLDLHDINREPLIIHWPASQQRIEECILSGKNSNGECGNFIRLIQPWNRTHLYVCGTGAYNPICAFVNRGRKAQDYIFYLEPDKLESGKGKCSYDPKVDTVSVLINEELYAGVYIDFMGTDAAIFRTMGKQTAMRTDQYNSRWLNDPAFVRAQLIPDSSERNDDKLYFFFREKSADAPLSPGIYSRIGRICLNDDGGHCCLVNKWSTFLKARLVCSVPGPDGIETHFDELQDVFIQQTQDTKNPVIYAVFSASGSVFKGSAVCVYSMADIRMVFNGPFAHKEGPNYQWMPYTGKMPYPRPGTCPGGTFTPSMKSTKDYPDEVINFMRAHPLMYHAVYPTHRQPLVVRTNVNYRFTTVAVDQVDAADGRYEVLFLGTDRGTVQKVIVLPRDDMETEELMLEEIEVFKVPAPIKTMTISSKRQQLYVSSAVGVTHLALHRCDVYGEACADCCLARDPYCAWDGSACTRYSASSKRRSRRQDVRHGNPIRQCRGYNSNANKNTVEAVQYGVEGSTAFLECQPRSPQASIKWLLQKDNSDRRKELRVEGRVLRTEQGLLLRALQLADSGLYSCTATENNFKHTVTKVQLRVLSGRAVHAMLVQAETPPGLPGAPTPRYQDLLQLLTQPEMGLLDQYCQGYWRHMAASPPQPLAGLKAKEQQDQKKPRNRRNHQPETYGPT; encoded by the exons ATGCCCGTGGTGGGTGTCCTCCTGTGGGCCACCCTGCTGACTCTGGGCTGGCGGGCCGCCCACGCCAAGGACCACGGCGTCGCCACCCCCAGGGTGCAGCTCTCCTTCAAAG AGCTGAAGGCGACGGGCACGGCGCACTTCTTCAACTTCCTCCTCAACTCCAGCGACTACCGCATCCTGCTGAAAGACGAGGACCACGACCGCATGTACGTGGGCAGCAAGGACTACGTCCTCTCGCTAGACCTCCACGACATCAACCGCGAGCCCCTCATT ATCCATTGGCCCGCGTCCCAGCAGAGGATTGAGGAGTGCATCCTGTCGGGCAAGAACAGCAAC ggGGAGTGTGGCAACTTCATCCGCCTGATCCAGCCCTGGAACCGGACCCACCTGTACGTGTGCGGCACTGGTGCCTACAACCCCATCTGCGCCTTCGTCAACCGCGGGCGCAAAGCCCAG GATTATATCTTCTACCTGGAGCCGGACAAGCTGGAGTCGGGCAAGGGGAAGTGCTCCTACGACCCCAAAGTAGACACCGTCTCTGTGTTAATAA ATGAAGAGCTCTACGCTGGCGTCTACATTGACTTCATGGGCACGGACGCAGCCATCTTCCGCACCATGGGCAAGCAGACAGCCATGAGGACAGACCAGTACAATTCACGCTGGCTCAATG ACCCGGCCTTCGTCCGTGCCCAGCTCATCCCCGACAGCAGCGAGAGGAACGACGACAAGCTCTACTTCTTCTTCCGAGAGAAGTCGGCTGATGCCCCGCTGAGCCCCGGCATCTATTCCCGCATTGGGCGCATCTGTCTG AACGACGACGGGGGCCACTGCTGCCTCGTGAACAAGTGGAGCACCTTCCTGAAGGCCCGGCTCGTTTGTTCTGTGCCGGGACCCGACGGGATCGAAACACACTTTGACGAGCTCC AGGACGTCTTCATCCAGCAGACTCAGGACACCAAGAACCCTGTTATCTACGCTGTGTTCTCCGCTTCGGG GTCGGTCTTCAAAGGCTCTGCTGTCTGTGTCTACTCCATGGCCGACATCCGCATGGTCTTCAACGGGCCCTTCGCGCACAAAGAGGGACCCAACTACCAGTGGATGCCCTACACGGGCAAGATGCCCTACCCCCGGCCGGGCACC TGCCCTGGGGGGACCTTCACCCCATCCATGAAGTCAACCAAGGACTACCCTGACGAAGTGATCAACTTCATGCGCGCACACCCGCTGATGTACCATGCCGTCTACCCCACCCACCGCCAGCCACTGGTGGTCCGCACCAACGTCAACTACCGCTTCACCACCGTGGCCGTCGACCAGGTGGATGCGGCAGACGGGCGCTATGAGGTGCTTTTCCTGGGCACAG ATCGGGGAACCGTGCAGAAGGTGATCGTGCTCCCCCGGGATGACATGGAGACGGAGGAGCTCATGCTGGAGGAGATTGAGGTGTTCAAG GTGCCGGCACCCATCAAGACGATGACCATCTCCTCCAAGAGG CAACAGTTGTACGTGTCCTCGGCCGTAGGGGTGACCCACCTGGCCCTGCACCGCTGCGACGTGTATGGGGAAGCCTGTGCCGACTGCTGCCTGGCCCGCGACCCCTACTGCGCCTGGGACGGCAGCGCCTGCACCCGCTACTCTGCCTCCTCCAAGAG gAGGAGCCGACGGCAGGACGTCCGGCACGGCAACCCCATTCGCCAGTGCCGAGGCTACAACTCCAACG CTAACAAGAACACGGTGGAGGCCGTGCAGTACGGGGTGGAGGGCAGCACCGCCTTCCTGGagtgccagccccgctccccccaggcCAGCATCAAGTGGCTGCTGCAGAAGGACAACAGCGACCGGCGGAAAGAG ctgcGAGTGGAGGGCCGGGTGCTGCGGACGGAGCAGGGCTTGCTGCTGCGCGCCCTCCAGCTCGCTGACAGTGGCCTCTACTCCTGCACCGCCACCGAGAACAACTTCAAGCACACGGTGACCAAGGTGCAGCTCCGCGTCCTCAGCGGCCGTGCCGTCCACGCCATGCTGGTCCAGGCCGAGACTCCCCCCGGCCTGCCAGGCGCCCCCACTCCCCGCTACCaggacctgctgcagctcctcacccAGCCTGAAATGGGACTGCTGGACCAGTACTGCCAGGGCTACTGGCGGCACATGGCTGCTAGCCCCCCCCAGCCGCTGGCTGGCCTCAAAGCCAAGGAGCAGCAGGACCAGAAGAAGCCTCGGAACCGCCGGAATCACCAGCCAGAGACCTACGGGCCTACATGA